One stretch of Tribolium castaneum strain GA2 chromosome 5, icTriCast1.1, whole genome shotgun sequence DNA includes these proteins:
- the LOC661924 gene encoding rhodopsin 1/6-like has product MSVMGEPNFIAWAAQRSGYGGGNLTVVDKVLPDMLHLVDAHWYQFPPMNPLWHGILGFVIGVLGFVSIVGNGMVIYIFSSTKALRTPSNLLVVNLAFSDFLMMLCMSPAMVINCYNETWVLGPLVCELYGMSGSLFGCASIWTMTFIALDRYNVIVKGLSAQPLTKKGAMLRILIIWVFSTLWTIAPFFGWNRYVPEGNMTACGTDYLTKDWVSRSYILVYAVWVYFVPLFTIIYSYWFIVQAVAAHEKSMREQAKKMNVASLRSSEAAQTSAECKLAKIALMTITLWFFAWTPYLVTNFTGIFEGAKISPLATIWCSLFAKANAVYNPIVYGISHPKYRQALQKKFPSLVCAGEPDDTTSTASGVTNVTTDEKPATA; this is encoded by the exons ATGTCTGTGATGGGCGAGCCAAACTTCATCGCCTGGGCGGCGCAGCGCTCGGGCTATGGCGGCGGCAACCTCACCGTCGTGGACAAAGTCCTCCCCGACATGCTCCACCTGGTGGACGCCCATTGGTACCAGTTCCCGCCCATGAACCCCCTCTGGCACGGCATTCTGGGCTTCGTGATCGGCGTTCTGGGCTTCGTCTCCATCGTGGGCAACGGAATGGTCATCTACATCTTCTCCTCCACCAAGGCGCTGCGAACCCCCTCGAACCTCCTCGTGGTCAATTTGGCCTTCTCCGACTTCCTGATGATGCTCTGCATGTCCCCGGCTATGGTCATTAATTGCTACAACGAGACCTGGGTGCTGGGGCCCCTCGTGTGCGAGCTCTACGGCATGAGTGGGTCTCTCTTCGGATGCGCATCCATCTGGACCATGACGTTCATCGCCTTGGATCGGTACAATGTGATTGTGAAGGGGCTCAGTGCGCAACCGTTGACCAAGAAAGGGGCCATGTTGAGGATACTGATCATCTGGGTCTTCTCCACGCTGTGGACCATCGCACCCTTCTTTGGATGGAACCGCTACGTGCCAGAAGGCAACATGACGGCGTGTGGAACGGATTATTTGACCAAGGATTGGGTTAGTCGGAGCTATATTTTGGTTTACGCCGTTTGGGTCTATTTCGTTCCTCTCTTCACCATCATCTATTCCTACTGGTTTATAGTGcag gCCGTGGCCGCCCACGAAAAATCGATGAGAGAACAAGCAAAGAAAATGAACGTTGCGTCCTTGCGATCCTCCGAAGCAGCCCAAACCAGCGCCGAATGCAAACTCGCCAAGATAGCCCTAATGACCATCACGCTCTGGTTCTTCGCTTGGACTCCTTACCTGGTCACCAACTTCACCGGTATTTTCGAAGGTGCCAAAATCAGTCCTTTGGCCACCATCTGGTGCTCGCTCTTTGCTAAAGCCAACGCTGTCTACAACCCGATCGTATACGGAATCAG CCATCCAAAGTACAGACAAGCCCTCCAGAAGAAGTTCCCGTCGTTGGTGTGCGCGGGCGAGCCGGACGACACCACCTCCACGGCTTCGGGGGTAACGAACGTTACCACCGACGAGAAGCCGGCCACGGCTTAA
- the LOC100142484 gene encoding uncharacterized protein LOC100142484 isoform X3, producing the protein MAENNPQETESSNPPQQQQQPRPMGGGMGGMGGFRGRGGPGGRGMPRGRGGFMRGRGGPGGPPGRGGPMMRGRGGPRGAPRGRFPPGPDFNFAGGPPGGPGGDAPGPRGPPGGPRAPMGRGGPGGFRGRGMGGPPKGPGMGRGRGTGMVPRGRGFGGPRGVGGRGGFLGQKRTPGQFGQGGPGPKRPRFENGNQNGFGQNRTQGYGGSGGASGGYQQSYNSQSYGQGQGGYGQQGGGSGGYGSGSGGGYGNSGQYDGTSYATTYQTDSDNYGSSGYSSGGGAGAGGYNSQQGGYEDRSGGYAASGGYGSTNQARRF; encoded by the exons ATGGCCGAGAATAACCCACAAGAGACCGAATCTTCCAACCCGCCGCAGCAGCAACAGCAGCCCCGGCCCATGGGTGGCGGCATGGGCGGAATGGGCGGCTTCCGAGGTCGCGGGGGCCCCGGGGGTCGGGGTATGCCCAGAGGACGCGGTGGCTTTATGAGGGGACG GGGAGGACCTGGTGGCCCGCCAGGACGTGGAGGCCCAATGATGAGGGGACGCGGTGGCCCCAGAGGGGCGCCGAGAGGACGCTTCCCGCCAGGACCTG attttaattttgcaggTGGCCCCCCTGGAGGTCCAGGCGGTGATGCGCCTGGACCTCGCGGGCCCCCTGGCGGTCCACGTGCTCCCATGGGTCGTGGTGGTCCTGGTGGTTTCCGTGGTAGAGGCATGGGTGGCCCCCCTAAAGGACCTGGTATGGGTCGTGGTCGTGGTACAGGGATGGTACCACGTGGGAGAGGATTTGGTGGTCCGAGGGGCGTAGGAGGCCGTGGTGGTTTCCTTGGTCAGAAGCGAACTCCTGGACAATTCGGTCAAGGTGGACCAGGACCAAAAAGGCCGCGATTTGAAAATGGCAATCAGAACGGATTTGGACAAAA taGGACGCAAGGATACGGTGGCAGTGGTGGTGCCTCTGGTGGTTACCAACAGTCGTACAATTCACAATCGTATGGACAGGGTCAAGGTGGTTATGGACAACAAGGCGGTGGAAGTGGCGGATATGGTAGTGGATCTGGTGGAGGTTACGGCAATTCGGGACAATATGATGGTACGAGTTATGCGACCACATATCAGACAG ATTCAGATAACTACGGATCATCAGGTTACAGCAGTGGTGGGGGTGCCGGAGCCGGGGGTTACAATAGCCAACAAGGGGGCTATGAAGACAGAAGTGGGGGATACGCAGCTTCCGGGGGATATG GTTCAACAAACCAGGCTAGACGGTTCTAA
- the LOC100142484 gene encoding uncharacterized protein LOC100142484 isoform X1, giving the protein MAENNPQETESSNPPQQQQQPRPMGGGMGGMGGFRGRGGPGGRGMPRGRGGFMRGRFFSRGGPGGPPGRGGPMMRGRGGPRGAPRGRFPPGPDFNFAGGPPGGPGGDAPGPRGPPGGPRAPMGRGGPGGFRGRGMGGPPKGPGMGRGRGTGMVPRGRGFGGPRGVGGRGGFLGQKRTPGQFGQGGPGPKRPRFENGNQNGFGQNRTQGYGGSGGASGGYQQSYNSQSYGQGQGGYGQQGGGSGGYGSGSGGGYGNSGQYDGTSYATTYQTDSDNYGSSGYSSGGGAGAGGYNSQQGGYEDRSGGYAASGGYGSTNQARRF; this is encoded by the exons ATGGCCGAGAATAACCCACAAGAGACCGAATCTTCCAACCCGCCGCAGCAGCAACAGCAGCCCCGGCCCATGGGTGGCGGCATGGGCGGAATGGGCGGCTTCCGAGGTCGCGGGGGCCCCGGGGGTCGGGGTATGCCCAGAGGACGCGGTGGCTTTATGAGGGGACG gTTCTTTTCCAGGGGAGGACCTGGTGGCCCGCCAGGACGTGGAGGCCCAATGATGAGGGGACGCGGTGGCCCCAGAGGGGCGCCGAGAGGACGCTTCCCGCCAGGACCTG attttaattttgcaggTGGCCCCCCTGGAGGTCCAGGCGGTGATGCGCCTGGACCTCGCGGGCCCCCTGGCGGTCCACGTGCTCCCATGGGTCGTGGTGGTCCTGGTGGTTTCCGTGGTAGAGGCATGGGTGGCCCCCCTAAAGGACCTGGTATGGGTCGTGGTCGTGGTACAGGGATGGTACCACGTGGGAGAGGATTTGGTGGTCCGAGGGGCGTAGGAGGCCGTGGTGGTTTCCTTGGTCAGAAGCGAACTCCTGGACAATTCGGTCAAGGTGGACCAGGACCAAAAAGGCCGCGATTTGAAAATGGCAATCAGAACGGATTTGGACAAAA taGGACGCAAGGATACGGTGGCAGTGGTGGTGCCTCTGGTGGTTACCAACAGTCGTACAATTCACAATCGTATGGACAGGGTCAAGGTGGTTATGGACAACAAGGCGGTGGAAGTGGCGGATATGGTAGTGGATCTGGTGGAGGTTACGGCAATTCGGGACAATATGATGGTACGAGTTATGCGACCACATATCAGACAG ATTCAGATAACTACGGATCATCAGGTTACAGCAGTGGTGGGGGTGCCGGAGCCGGGGGTTACAATAGCCAACAAGGGGGCTATGAAGACAGAAGTGGGGGATACGCAGCTTCCGGGGGATATG GTTCAACAAACCAGGCTAGACGGTTCTAA
- the LOC100142484 gene encoding uncharacterized protein LOC100142484 isoform X7: MAENNPQETESSNPPQQQQQPRPMGGGMGGMGGFRGRGGPGGRGMPRGRGGFMRGRFFSRGGPGGPPGRGGPMMRGRGGPRGAPRGRFPPGPDFNFAGGPPGGPGGDAPGPRGPPGGPRAPMGRGGPGGFRGRGMGGPPKGPGMGRGRGTGMVPRGRGFGGPRGVGGRGGFLGQKRTPGQFGQGGPGPKRPRFENGNQNGFGQNRTQGYGGSGGASGGYQQSYNSQSYGQGQGGYGQQGGGSGGYGSGSGGGYGNSGQYDDSDNYGSSGYSSGGGAGAGGYNSQQGGYEDRSGGYAASGGYGSTNQARRF, encoded by the exons ATGGCCGAGAATAACCCACAAGAGACCGAATCTTCCAACCCGCCGCAGCAGCAACAGCAGCCCCGGCCCATGGGTGGCGGCATGGGCGGAATGGGCGGCTTCCGAGGTCGCGGGGGCCCCGGGGGTCGGGGTATGCCCAGAGGACGCGGTGGCTTTATGAGGGGACG gTTCTTTTCCAGGGGAGGACCTGGTGGCCCGCCAGGACGTGGAGGCCCAATGATGAGGGGACGCGGTGGCCCCAGAGGGGCGCCGAGAGGACGCTTCCCGCCAGGACCTG attttaattttgcaggTGGCCCCCCTGGAGGTCCAGGCGGTGATGCGCCTGGACCTCGCGGGCCCCCTGGCGGTCCACGTGCTCCCATGGGTCGTGGTGGTCCTGGTGGTTTCCGTGGTAGAGGCATGGGTGGCCCCCCTAAAGGACCTGGTATGGGTCGTGGTCGTGGTACAGGGATGGTACCACGTGGGAGAGGATTTGGTGGTCCGAGGGGCGTAGGAGGCCGTGGTGGTTTCCTTGGTCAGAAGCGAACTCCTGGACAATTCGGTCAAGGTGGACCAGGACCAAAAAGGCCGCGATTTGAAAATGGCAATCAGAACGGATTTGGACAAAA taGGACGCAAGGATACGGTGGCAGTGGTGGTGCCTCTGGTGGTTACCAACAGTCGTACAATTCACAATCGTATGGACAGGGTCAAGGTGGTTATGGACAACAAGGCGGTGGAAGTGGCGGATATGGTAGTGGATCTGGTGGAGGTTACGGCAATTCGGGACAATATGATG ATTCAGATAACTACGGATCATCAGGTTACAGCAGTGGTGGGGGTGCCGGAGCCGGGGGTTACAATAGCCAACAAGGGGGCTATGAAGACAGAAGTGGGGGATACGCAGCTTCCGGGGGATATG GTTCAACAAACCAGGCTAGACGGTTCTAA
- the LOC100142484 gene encoding uncharacterized protein LOC100142484 isoform X8: MAENNPQETESSNPPQQQQQPRPMGGGMGGMGGFRGRGGPGGRGMPRGRGGFMRGRFFSRGGPGGPPGRGGPMMRGRGGPRGAPRGRFPPGPDFNFAGGPPGGPGGDAPGPRGPPGGPRAPMGRGGPGGFRGRGMGGPPKGPGMGRGRGTGMVPRGRGFGGPRGVGGRGGFLGQKRTPGQFGQGGPGPKRPRFENGNQNGFGQNRTQGYGGSGGASGGYQQSYNSQSYGQGQGGYGQQGGGSGGYGSGSGGGYGNSGQYDDSDNYGSSGYSSGGGAGAGGYNSQQGGYEDRSGGYAASGGYEKKSAKAFV; encoded by the exons ATGGCCGAGAATAACCCACAAGAGACCGAATCTTCCAACCCGCCGCAGCAGCAACAGCAGCCCCGGCCCATGGGTGGCGGCATGGGCGGAATGGGCGGCTTCCGAGGTCGCGGGGGCCCCGGGGGTCGGGGTATGCCCAGAGGACGCGGTGGCTTTATGAGGGGACG gTTCTTTTCCAGGGGAGGACCTGGTGGCCCGCCAGGACGTGGAGGCCCAATGATGAGGGGACGCGGTGGCCCCAGAGGGGCGCCGAGAGGACGCTTCCCGCCAGGACCTG attttaattttgcaggTGGCCCCCCTGGAGGTCCAGGCGGTGATGCGCCTGGACCTCGCGGGCCCCCTGGCGGTCCACGTGCTCCCATGGGTCGTGGTGGTCCTGGTGGTTTCCGTGGTAGAGGCATGGGTGGCCCCCCTAAAGGACCTGGTATGGGTCGTGGTCGTGGTACAGGGATGGTACCACGTGGGAGAGGATTTGGTGGTCCGAGGGGCGTAGGAGGCCGTGGTGGTTTCCTTGGTCAGAAGCGAACTCCTGGACAATTCGGTCAAGGTGGACCAGGACCAAAAAGGCCGCGATTTGAAAATGGCAATCAGAACGGATTTGGACAAAA taGGACGCAAGGATACGGTGGCAGTGGTGGTGCCTCTGGTGGTTACCAACAGTCGTACAATTCACAATCGTATGGACAGGGTCAAGGTGGTTATGGACAACAAGGCGGTGGAAGTGGCGGATATGGTAGTGGATCTGGTGGAGGTTACGGCAATTCGGGACAATATGATG ATTCAGATAACTACGGATCATCAGGTTACAGCAGTGGTGGGGGTGCCGGAGCCGGGGGTTACAATAGCCAACAAGGGGGCTATGAAGACAGAAGTGGGGGATACGCAGCTTCCGGGGGATATG aaAAGAAAAGTGCAAAAGCATTTGTTTGA
- the LOC100142484 gene encoding uncharacterized protein LOC100142484 isoform X5, producing MAENNPQETESSNPPQQQQQPRPMGGGMGGMGGFRGRGGPGGRGMPRGRGGFMRGRFFSRGGPGGPPGRGGPMMRGRGGPRGAPRGRFPPGPDFNFAGGPPGGPGGDAPGPRGPPGGPRAPMGRGGPGGFRGRGMGGPPKGPGMGRGRGTGMVPRGRGFGGPRGVGGRGGFLGQKRTPGQFGQGGPGPKRPRFENGNQNGFGQNRTQGYGGSGGASGGYQQSYNSQSYGQGQGGYGQQGGGSGGYGSGSGGGYGNSGQYDGTSYATTYQTDSDNYGSSGYSSGGGAGAGGYNSQQGGYEDRSGGYAASGGYG from the exons ATGGCCGAGAATAACCCACAAGAGACCGAATCTTCCAACCCGCCGCAGCAGCAACAGCAGCCCCGGCCCATGGGTGGCGGCATGGGCGGAATGGGCGGCTTCCGAGGTCGCGGGGGCCCCGGGGGTCGGGGTATGCCCAGAGGACGCGGTGGCTTTATGAGGGGACG gTTCTTTTCCAGGGGAGGACCTGGTGGCCCGCCAGGACGTGGAGGCCCAATGATGAGGGGACGCGGTGGCCCCAGAGGGGCGCCGAGAGGACGCTTCCCGCCAGGACCTG attttaattttgcaggTGGCCCCCCTGGAGGTCCAGGCGGTGATGCGCCTGGACCTCGCGGGCCCCCTGGCGGTCCACGTGCTCCCATGGGTCGTGGTGGTCCTGGTGGTTTCCGTGGTAGAGGCATGGGTGGCCCCCCTAAAGGACCTGGTATGGGTCGTGGTCGTGGTACAGGGATGGTACCACGTGGGAGAGGATTTGGTGGTCCGAGGGGCGTAGGAGGCCGTGGTGGTTTCCTTGGTCAGAAGCGAACTCCTGGACAATTCGGTCAAGGTGGACCAGGACCAAAAAGGCCGCGATTTGAAAATGGCAATCAGAACGGATTTGGACAAAA taGGACGCAAGGATACGGTGGCAGTGGTGGTGCCTCTGGTGGTTACCAACAGTCGTACAATTCACAATCGTATGGACAGGGTCAAGGTGGTTATGGACAACAAGGCGGTGGAAGTGGCGGATATGGTAGTGGATCTGGTGGAGGTTACGGCAATTCGGGACAATATGATGGTACGAGTTATGCGACCACATATCAGACAG ATTCAGATAACTACGGATCATCAGGTTACAGCAGTGGTGGGGGTGCCGGAGCCGGGGGTTACAATAGCCAACAAGGGGGCTATGAAGACAGAAGTGGGGGATACGCAGCTTCCGGGGGATATG gttGA
- the LOC100142484 gene encoding uncharacterized protein LOC100142484 isoform X2 yields MAENNPQETESSNPPQQQQQPRPMGGGMGGMGGFRGRGGPGGRGMPRGRGGFMRGRFFSRGGPGGPPGRGGPMMRGRGGPRGAPRGRFPPGPDFNFAGGPPGGPGGDAPGPRGPPGGPRAPMGRGGPGGFRGRGMGGPPKGPGMGRGRGTGMVPRGRGFGGPRGVGGRGGFLGQKRTPGQFGQGGPGPKRPRFENGNQNGFGQNRTQGYGGSGGASGGYQQSYNSQSYGQGQGGYGQQGGGSGGYGSGSGGGYGNSGQYDGTSYATTYQTDSDNYGSSGYSSGGGAGAGGYNSQQGGYEDRSGGYAASGGYEKKSAKAFV; encoded by the exons ATGGCCGAGAATAACCCACAAGAGACCGAATCTTCCAACCCGCCGCAGCAGCAACAGCAGCCCCGGCCCATGGGTGGCGGCATGGGCGGAATGGGCGGCTTCCGAGGTCGCGGGGGCCCCGGGGGTCGGGGTATGCCCAGAGGACGCGGTGGCTTTATGAGGGGACG gTTCTTTTCCAGGGGAGGACCTGGTGGCCCGCCAGGACGTGGAGGCCCAATGATGAGGGGACGCGGTGGCCCCAGAGGGGCGCCGAGAGGACGCTTCCCGCCAGGACCTG attttaattttgcaggTGGCCCCCCTGGAGGTCCAGGCGGTGATGCGCCTGGACCTCGCGGGCCCCCTGGCGGTCCACGTGCTCCCATGGGTCGTGGTGGTCCTGGTGGTTTCCGTGGTAGAGGCATGGGTGGCCCCCCTAAAGGACCTGGTATGGGTCGTGGTCGTGGTACAGGGATGGTACCACGTGGGAGAGGATTTGGTGGTCCGAGGGGCGTAGGAGGCCGTGGTGGTTTCCTTGGTCAGAAGCGAACTCCTGGACAATTCGGTCAAGGTGGACCAGGACCAAAAAGGCCGCGATTTGAAAATGGCAATCAGAACGGATTTGGACAAAA taGGACGCAAGGATACGGTGGCAGTGGTGGTGCCTCTGGTGGTTACCAACAGTCGTACAATTCACAATCGTATGGACAGGGTCAAGGTGGTTATGGACAACAAGGCGGTGGAAGTGGCGGATATGGTAGTGGATCTGGTGGAGGTTACGGCAATTCGGGACAATATGATGGTACGAGTTATGCGACCACATATCAGACAG ATTCAGATAACTACGGATCATCAGGTTACAGCAGTGGTGGGGGTGCCGGAGCCGGGGGTTACAATAGCCAACAAGGGGGCTATGAAGACAGAAGTGGGGGATACGCAGCTTCCGGGGGATATG aaAAGAAAAGTGCAAAAGCATTTGTTTGA
- the LOC100142484 gene encoding uncharacterized protein LOC100142484 isoform X6, with protein sequence MAENNPQETESSNPPQQQQQPRPMGGGMGGMGGFRGRGGPGGRGMPRGRGGFMRGRGGPGGPPGRGGPMMRGRGGPRGAPRGRFPPGPGGPPGGPGGDAPGPRGPPGGPRAPMGRGGPGGFRGRGMGGPPKGPGMGRGRGTGMVPRGRGFGGPRGVGGRGGFLGQKRTPGQFGQGGPGPKRPRFENGNQNGFGQNRTQGYGGSGGASGGYQQSYNSQSYGQGQGGYGQQGGGSGGYGSGSGGGYGNSGQYDGTSYATTYQTDSDNYGSSGYSSGGGAGAGGYNSQQGGYEDRSGGYAASGGYGSTNQARRF encoded by the exons ATGGCCGAGAATAACCCACAAGAGACCGAATCTTCCAACCCGCCGCAGCAGCAACAGCAGCCCCGGCCCATGGGTGGCGGCATGGGCGGAATGGGCGGCTTCCGAGGTCGCGGGGGCCCCGGGGGTCGGGGTATGCCCAGAGGACGCGGTGGCTTTATGAGGGGACG GGGAGGACCTGGTGGCCCGCCAGGACGTGGAGGCCCAATGATGAGGGGACGCGGTGGCCCCAGAGGGGCGCCGAGAGGACGCTTCCCGCCAGGACCTG gTGGCCCCCCTGGAGGTCCAGGCGGTGATGCGCCTGGACCTCGCGGGCCCCCTGGCGGTCCACGTGCTCCCATGGGTCGTGGTGGTCCTGGTGGTTTCCGTGGTAGAGGCATGGGTGGCCCCCCTAAAGGACCTGGTATGGGTCGTGGTCGTGGTACAGGGATGGTACCACGTGGGAGAGGATTTGGTGGTCCGAGGGGCGTAGGAGGCCGTGGTGGTTTCCTTGGTCAGAAGCGAACTCCTGGACAATTCGGTCAAGGTGGACCAGGACCAAAAAGGCCGCGATTTGAAAATGGCAATCAGAACGGATTTGGACAAAA taGGACGCAAGGATACGGTGGCAGTGGTGGTGCCTCTGGTGGTTACCAACAGTCGTACAATTCACAATCGTATGGACAGGGTCAAGGTGGTTATGGACAACAAGGCGGTGGAAGTGGCGGATATGGTAGTGGATCTGGTGGAGGTTACGGCAATTCGGGACAATATGATGGTACGAGTTATGCGACCACATATCAGACAG ATTCAGATAACTACGGATCATCAGGTTACAGCAGTGGTGGGGGTGCCGGAGCCGGGGGTTACAATAGCCAACAAGGGGGCTATGAAGACAGAAGTGGGGGATACGCAGCTTCCGGGGGATATG GTTCAACAAACCAGGCTAGACGGTTCTAA
- the LOC100142484 gene encoding uncharacterized protein LOC100142484 isoform X9: MAENNPQETESSNPPQQQQQPRPMGGGMGGMGGFRGRGGPGGRGMPRGRGGFMRGRFFSRGGPGGPPGRGGPMMRGRGGPRGAPRGRFPPGPDFNFAGGPPGGPGGDAPGPRGPPGGPRAPMGRGGPGGFRGRGMGGPPKGPGMGRGRGTGMVPRGRGFGGPRGVGGRGGFLGQKRTPGQFGQGGPGPKRPRFENGNQNGFGQNRTQGYGGSGGASGGYQQSYNSQSYGQGQGGYGQQGGGSGGYGSGSGGGYGNSGQYDDSDNYGSSGYSSGGGAGAGGYNSQQGGYEDRSGGYAASGGYG, encoded by the exons ATGGCCGAGAATAACCCACAAGAGACCGAATCTTCCAACCCGCCGCAGCAGCAACAGCAGCCCCGGCCCATGGGTGGCGGCATGGGCGGAATGGGCGGCTTCCGAGGTCGCGGGGGCCCCGGGGGTCGGGGTATGCCCAGAGGACGCGGTGGCTTTATGAGGGGACG gTTCTTTTCCAGGGGAGGACCTGGTGGCCCGCCAGGACGTGGAGGCCCAATGATGAGGGGACGCGGTGGCCCCAGAGGGGCGCCGAGAGGACGCTTCCCGCCAGGACCTG attttaattttgcaggTGGCCCCCCTGGAGGTCCAGGCGGTGATGCGCCTGGACCTCGCGGGCCCCCTGGCGGTCCACGTGCTCCCATGGGTCGTGGTGGTCCTGGTGGTTTCCGTGGTAGAGGCATGGGTGGCCCCCCTAAAGGACCTGGTATGGGTCGTGGTCGTGGTACAGGGATGGTACCACGTGGGAGAGGATTTGGTGGTCCGAGGGGCGTAGGAGGCCGTGGTGGTTTCCTTGGTCAGAAGCGAACTCCTGGACAATTCGGTCAAGGTGGACCAGGACCAAAAAGGCCGCGATTTGAAAATGGCAATCAGAACGGATTTGGACAAAA taGGACGCAAGGATACGGTGGCAGTGGTGGTGCCTCTGGTGGTTACCAACAGTCGTACAATTCACAATCGTATGGACAGGGTCAAGGTGGTTATGGACAACAAGGCGGTGGAAGTGGCGGATATGGTAGTGGATCTGGTGGAGGTTACGGCAATTCGGGACAATATGATG ATTCAGATAACTACGGATCATCAGGTTACAGCAGTGGTGGGGGTGCCGGAGCCGGGGGTTACAATAGCCAACAAGGGGGCTATGAAGACAGAAGTGGGGGATACGCAGCTTCCGGGGGATATG gttGA
- the LOC100142484 gene encoding uncharacterized protein LOC100142484 isoform X4, whose amino-acid sequence MAENNPQETESSNPPQQQQQPRPMGGGMGGMGGFRGRGGPGGRGMPRGRGGFMRGRFFSRGGPGGPPGRGGPMMRGRGGPRGAPRGRFPPGPGGPPGGPGGDAPGPRGPPGGPRAPMGRGGPGGFRGRGMGGPPKGPGMGRGRGTGMVPRGRGFGGPRGVGGRGGFLGQKRTPGQFGQGGPGPKRPRFENGNQNGFGQNRTQGYGGSGGASGGYQQSYNSQSYGQGQGGYGQQGGGSGGYGSGSGGGYGNSGQYDGTSYATTYQTDSDNYGSSGYSSGGGAGAGGYNSQQGGYEDRSGGYAASGGYGSTNQARRF is encoded by the exons ATGGCCGAGAATAACCCACAAGAGACCGAATCTTCCAACCCGCCGCAGCAGCAACAGCAGCCCCGGCCCATGGGTGGCGGCATGGGCGGAATGGGCGGCTTCCGAGGTCGCGGGGGCCCCGGGGGTCGGGGTATGCCCAGAGGACGCGGTGGCTTTATGAGGGGACG gTTCTTTTCCAGGGGAGGACCTGGTGGCCCGCCAGGACGTGGAGGCCCAATGATGAGGGGACGCGGTGGCCCCAGAGGGGCGCCGAGAGGACGCTTCCCGCCAGGACCTG gTGGCCCCCCTGGAGGTCCAGGCGGTGATGCGCCTGGACCTCGCGGGCCCCCTGGCGGTCCACGTGCTCCCATGGGTCGTGGTGGTCCTGGTGGTTTCCGTGGTAGAGGCATGGGTGGCCCCCCTAAAGGACCTGGTATGGGTCGTGGTCGTGGTACAGGGATGGTACCACGTGGGAGAGGATTTGGTGGTCCGAGGGGCGTAGGAGGCCGTGGTGGTTTCCTTGGTCAGAAGCGAACTCCTGGACAATTCGGTCAAGGTGGACCAGGACCAAAAAGGCCGCGATTTGAAAATGGCAATCAGAACGGATTTGGACAAAA taGGACGCAAGGATACGGTGGCAGTGGTGGTGCCTCTGGTGGTTACCAACAGTCGTACAATTCACAATCGTATGGACAGGGTCAAGGTGGTTATGGACAACAAGGCGGTGGAAGTGGCGGATATGGTAGTGGATCTGGTGGAGGTTACGGCAATTCGGGACAATATGATGGTACGAGTTATGCGACCACATATCAGACAG ATTCAGATAACTACGGATCATCAGGTTACAGCAGTGGTGGGGGTGCCGGAGCCGGGGGTTACAATAGCCAACAAGGGGGCTATGAAGACAGAAGTGGGGGATACGCAGCTTCCGGGGGATATG GTTCAACAAACCAGGCTAGACGGTTCTAA